The Nocardioides marmorisolisilvae genomic interval GAAGTGGACGCCGCGAGGGCGGCGCCGCCGTACGCTCTTGCGTGATCGGGCTCGTCGGCGGGAGACGCACGCATGGGGACACAGAGGCTTCTGGGCCTGGCGGTGGCCGCACTGACCGCGGCAACGCTGGTGCAGGCCGGGCCGGGTGCGCAGGCATCCGCGAGGACCGGGCACCGGTTGGTACTCACCGGGATCTCCGGGCCGCGCCTCGCCCACGCGACCGGCATGGTCGCGGTGTCGGTGAAGGTGCGCGCCCGGGTGAAGAGCCGCGCGACGAAGGTCCACTGGTACCTGTCGCGTGACCGGCACCACAGCCACGGCGACCTGCGCCTCACGCCGGCTTCGCGAGTGCCGCGGCTGCGGGCCGACCACTCGACCCGGGTGCAAGGGTTGGTCACCGTGCCGGGGCGTGCCACCGGGAAGTACCACCTGCTCGCGTGTGCCAAGCACGCCGCGTGTGTCTCGCAGCGGACGAAGGTGCGGGTGGGCACCACGTCGGTGACCTCGAGCGACGGGCTGATCACCGCGGCGCTCGCCGCACACAAGATCGGCAACGCCCGGGCGGTCACCTACCGCGCGCTCGCAGCCGTGGGAGACCCCCACCTTCCCGCCCGCTACCGCGGTGACCCCGGGGCGGACGAGGCCGCCGATGCGCTGCGCGCTGCCGACGCCGCCTGGTCGACGCTCTCGGGCAAGCAGCGAAGGTGGATCCGTCCGTACCTGCAGGGCCCGTCGTACGGGAGGGTTCGGACGGCCGGCCGCGCAGTGGTGCCGACCTCCACCAAGAGCGTCTGCAAGCCCCAGCATCTCGCGGACGCGGGTCACGTCGATGCCCTGGGCGGTCGGATCCGGATCTGGTACAGCAAGTCGGACGACTACTACGCACGTGCCGACGCCAAGGCCGCTCCCCAGCTGGCGAGGGACGCGGCCCACATCTGGAAGAAGTACGCCGCCCTGATGGGTCGCACCCCGCCGTCCGACGCCCACGAGAAGTGCGGCAACGGCGGCGACGGACGCTACGACATCTACCTCGACTACAACGTGGGGGGAAGCGGCTGGACCGGGATCTACAAGGGGCACGGCGGAACTGGGGGTCCCTCGTTCATCGCCTTCAGCACCTGGGGCGCCCCACCGAATCGCTGGGCGCTGGCCCACGAGCTCTTCCACGCCTTCCAGTTCGCCTACCACTACGCGGCCAAACCCGACCTCTACACCAACTTCGACGAGGGAGCCGCGCACTGGGGGGCGAACTACGTCTACCCGCGCGACGACCTCGAGCACGGCGACAGCTTCCTGCTCAAGTGGCCGCGCTACTACTCGATGAGCTACACCAACTACCCATACCCGAACTGGGCGTTCGACCTCTACCTCACCACGCTCTACGGCGACCGGCAGATGCCCGCGGTCTACGCCGCGTTCAAGAGGCAGAAGCCCTGGGATGCCCTCGACGCGGTGGTCCCCGGCGGGCTGGATGCTCGCTGGAAGGAGTTCATCCGCTACGCCTGGAACCAGGAGCCGGTCACCGGCGGCTTCCGGGCCTGGGACCGGTTCGACCAGGTCCCCGACGTCACCGACGGAGTCCCCGTCAAGGCGATGGACCTGCGCATCGGCGGTCTCGAGCAGTGCACGCTGAACCTGCCGTTCGACCTGTGGCCGCTGGCGCACGAGTACCGCCCGCTGCACCTCGCCGACGGCAAGATCCGGGAGCTGATCTTCGACAACACCGTTGCCGGTCGGCGCCACGCGAGCGTCCAGGCCTTCCTCAAGATGGCTGACGGGAAGTGGCACACCGAGGACTGGAGCAAGCGGCCCACGGTCGACCTGTGCCGGGACCAGCCCGACCAGGACGTCACCGATCTGGTGGTGATGTACGGCATCGCCGACCCCGCCATCAGCGTCCAGACCGTCACCGACCGGGACCGGCGTACCATCAAGCCCTCGCGCGAGCCCACCCTCACGCTGCGCAGCACCTGCGACAAGTTCCTCAAGGTCACCGGTGTCGGCGGTTCCTACGACATGACCTACAACCGCACGACGAGCGGGCCGAACTGCACCTACGCGTCCCATGACCACTACGTCACGACTCCGTCGACCGAGCCCGACACCGGGTACGACGGCAGCTTCGGTGACACCGGTGGGACGATGAGCGTCCCGTTGCACAAGCACGGCACCGCGAGCGGGTCGGTGACCTGTCCGGGAGCACCACTCGACAACCAGAGCTGCGACCGGGTCCTCGACGACGAGGGGTCCTACTACCTCGACATCGAACACGTCCCCGGCGCAGCCACCGCCAAGCTGAAGTTCCATGCGCTGTCGCAGCCCTACAACGACTGCTCCAGCACGGCGAAGGACGGTGGCGAGACCACCGGCGTGACCCACCCGACCATCGACACGGACGTTGCCTGGTCCGCGCTCACCGGGACGGCGCCGTTCACGGTGCATGTCAACGGCACCTTCGACGACCCCGACCACAAGGTGACCCGCGACTACACCGTCACGCTGCAGCGGGTGGACGAGAACGGTGTACCGCTCGCCTGACTCTCCGTGCAGGCCCGCGCAGCAACCGTGACAGTGGTTCTGTCATGATCGGGCGCATGAGTCTTCAGCTTGGGCAGGGCACCGGACCGCTCCGCGGCATCAGGGTCGTCGAGCTGGCCGGGATCGGTCCCGGTCCGCACGCCTGCATGATCCTCGCCGACCTCGGCGCGGACGTGATCCGGATCGACCGGCCCACCGGCGCGAGCATCGGCGGTGGCACCAGCGACATCCTCAACCGGGGGCGCCCGAGCGTCGCCCTGGATCTCAAGGACCCGCGCGCCATCGAGACCGTGCTGCGGCTGGTCGAGGACGCCGACGTCCTCGTCGAGGGGATGCGGCCCGGGGTCACCGAGCGGCTGGGCCTCGGCCCCGAGGACTGCCGCGCCCGGAACCCGCGGTTGGTCTACGGCCGGATGACGGGGTGGGGACAGAGCGGCCCGTGGTCGCAGATGGCCGGCCACGACATGAACTACATCTCGATCGCCGGCGCGCTGCACGGGCTCGGCCAGGACAAGGCTCGCCCGCATTTCCCGATGAACCTGGTCGGCGACTTCGGAGGCGGCTCGACGTACCTGGTGATCGGGTTGCTAGCCGCGCTGCTCGAGGCGCGGGTGTCCGGGACCGGGCAGGTCGTCGACGCCGCGATCGTCGACGGAACCGCGCACCTCAACGCGATGGGGGCGGCGTTCCTGTCCAGCGGGCTCCAGGGGGAGGGCCGGGTGTCCGGCCTGCTCGACGGCGGGACGCCGTACTACGACCTCTACGAGACTGCGGACGGCGAGCACGTGTCGGTCGGTGCCCTCGAGCCGCAGTTCTACGCCGAGCTGCTGGACCGGCTCGGCATCGCCGACGAGGCGCCGGACCGCTATGACCCGGCCAACTTCCCGGCGCTGAGGAAGTTGCTCACCGACACCTTCCGGCAGCGGACACGCGCCGAGTGGGCCGCGGTCTTCGACGGATCCGACGCCTGCGTCGCCCCCGTGCTGCCGCTCAGGGAAGCGTTCGACCATCCGCACAACGTCGCCCGCGAGGTATTCGTCGAGCGCGACGGCCTGACCCAGCCGGCCCCGGCGCCGCGCTTCTCCCGTACGGCAGCCACGCTGAGCACCGGCCCCGCCGTCGCCGGCCAGCACACCCGGGACGCCCTGACGGCATGGGGTGTGGACGACGTGGACACCCTGATCGCGGAGGGCGTGGCCGTCCAGGCGACGTAGCCGATCGGCGATCGGGTGACCCAGCCCACACCGCGGACACCATTGACCCTGACAGTTCTACTGTCACAATGGCAGTGCATGCGTCGGCATGCCCCGGACCACCGCTGTACCGAGGAAGTTGGGATCGAAAGATGAGCCAAGAAGCGTTCGTGTACGACGCGATTCGTACCCCCCGCGGCAAGGGGAAGAAGAACGGCAGCCTCCACGAGGTCAAGCCGGTCGACCTGGTGATCGGCCTGCTCGACGAGATCAAGGAGCGCAACCCCTCGCTCGACGTGAATCGCGTCGACGATGTCGTGCTCGGTGTGGTCTCGCCGATCGGTGACCAGGGCGGCGACATCGCCAAGACCGCCGCACTCGCTGCCGGCTACCCCGAGACGGTGGCCGGCGTCCAGCTGAACCGCTTCTGCGCCTCCGGCCTCGAGGCCGTCAACCAGGCCGCGTCGCGGGTGCGAGGGGGCTTCGAGGACCTGATCCTCGCGGGCGGCGTGGAGTCGATGAGCCGGGTGGCGATGGGGTCCGACGGCGGCTCCTGGGCCTCCGACCCGGCCACCGCATTCGCCGCTTCCTTCGTCCCGCAGGGCATCGGCGCCGACCTGATCGCCACCCTGGAGGGCTGGAGCCGTGAGGACGTCGACACCTTCGCGGTCGAGTCCAACCACCGCGCCGCCAAGGCGTGGGCCGACGGTCGCTTCGCCCGCTCGGTCATCCCGGTCAAGGACCGCAACGGCGTGACCGTGTTGGACCACGACGAGTTCATCAAGCCCGAGTCCACGGTCGAGGGAATGGCCCGGCTCAAGCCGAGCTTCGCGGGCATCGGCGCCCAAGCAGGATTCGACGATGTGGCGCTGGAGAAGTACCACTGGGTCGAGCGGATCGACCACGTCCACCACGCCGGCAACAGCTCCGGCATCGTCGACGGTGCCTCCCTGGTCGCGATCGGCAACGAGCAGGTGGGCACGGACCTCGGCCTGACCCCCCGCGCCCGGATCGTCTCGGCGGCCGTCTCCGGCTCCGACCCGACCATCATGCTCACCGGCCCGGCGCCCGCCGCTCGCAAGGCGCTCGCCCGGGCAGGCCTCAAGGTCGACGACATCGACCTGTTCGAGATCAACGAGGCGTTCGCCGCCGTCGCGATGCGGTTCATGCGCGACATGGGCATCGACGACTCCATCACGAACGTCAACGGCGGATCGATCGCGATGGGCCACCCGTTGGGCGCCACCGGCGCGATGATCCTCGGCACCCTGGTCGACGAGCTCGAGCGCCGCGACCTCAAGCGCGGCCTGGCCACCTTGTGCGTCGGTGGCGGCATGGGCATCGCGACCATCGTCGAGCGCGTCTGACGCGGCCCGACAGACACGAAGACGAGAGGCAAGAGCACAGATGACCGAGACCGCAACGCCCCAGGGCACTACGAGCGCGGACAGCACCGCCGTCCGCTACGACCGCGGTGAGGACGGGATCGTCGTACTCACCCTGGACGACCCCACCGCCGGCGCCAACACCATGAACGACCTCTACAAGGACTCCATGCACGCCGCGGTCGACCGGCTGTACGCCGAGGCCGACAGCGTCACGGGCGTGGTGATCACCAGCGCGAAGAAGACCTTCTTCGCCGGCGGAAACCTGAAGAACATGCTCAAGGCCGGGCCGGAGGACGCCCAGTCCGTCTTCGAGATGGCCGAGGGCATCAAGGCGGACCTGCGCCGCCTCGAGACGTTCGAGAAGCCGGTCGTCGCGGCGATCAACGGCGCCGCGCTCGGCGGCGGCCTGGAGATCTGCCTGGCCTGCAACCACCGCATCGTGGTCGACGACCCCAAGGTCGACCTCGGCCTGCCCGAGGTCACCCTCGGCCTGCTGCCCGGTGGCGGTGGCGTCACCCGCGTGGTCCGGATGCTCGGCATCCAAAGCGGGCTGATGGACGTGTTGCTCACCGGGACCCGCTTCAAGCCTGCTGCCGCGAAGGAGAAGGGCCTGGTCGACGAGCTGGTGGCTACCCGCGAGGAGCTGGTGCCGGCCGCGAAGGACTGGATCGAGGCCCACAAGGACGACGCCGACGCCGCGAAGAACCCGTGGGACCGGGAGAAGTACAAGATGCCCGGCGGCTCGCCGTCCAGCCCGGCGCTGGCCGGCTTCCTCCCTGCCTTCCCGTCGATGCTGCGCCAGCAGACCAAGGGCGCGCTGTATCCGGCTCCGCGCGCGATCCTTGCGACCGCGATCGAGGGTGCCCAGGTCGACTTCGACACCGCCAGCCGGATCGAGTCGCGCTATCTCGCCGGGCTGATCACCGGGTCGAACTCCAAGAACATGATCCAGGCGTTCTTCTTCGACCTGTCCGCGATCAACAGCGGTGCCCGGCGTCCCAAGGACGTCGAGAAGTTCACCGCCACCAAGGTGGGCGTCCTCGGCGCAGGCATGATGGGCGCCGGCATCGCCTACTCGTGCGCCCGTGCGGGCATGGAGGTCGTGCTCAAGGACGTCCAGCAGGAGGCCGCCGAGAAGGGCAAGGCCTACTCCGAGAAGATCCTCGCCAAGGCCGTCGAGCGCGGGAAGATGGACGAGCAGAAGTCGGCCGAGATCCTGGACCGGATCACCCCGACCACCGAGCCGAACGACCTCAAGGGCTGCGACCTGGTGATCGAGGCGGTCTTCGAGGACCCCAGCCTCAAGCACAAGGTCTTCGCTGAGATCCAGGACGTCGTGAACGCCGACGCCCTGCTGTGCTCGAACACCTCGACCCTGCCGATCACCGGCTTGGCCGAGGGCGTCAGCCGGCCCGAGGACTTCATCGGGCTGCACTTCTTCAGCCCGGTCGACAAGATGCCGCTCGTCGAGATCATCCGGGGCGAGAAGACCTCCGACAAGGCCGTCGCGCACGCCGTCGACGTGGTGCTCGCGATGCGCAAGACCCCGATCGTGGTCAACGACAGCCGTGGGTTCTACACCTCGCGGGTGATCGGCACGATGGTCAACGAGGGGCTGGCGATGCTCGGCGAGGGCGTGCACCCGATGTCGGTGGAGCGCGCGGCCACCCAGGCCGGCTACCCGGTCGGCACGCTGCAGCTCTCCGACGAGCTGAACATGGAGCTAATGGCCAAGATCGCGAAGGCCACCCGCGAGGCCGAGGGCGACGCCTACGTCGAGCACCCGGGCACCAACGTCGTCGACACGATGATCGAGGCGGGCCGTCCGGGCCGCCTGCGTGGTGCCGGCTTCTACGAGTACGACGAGAACGGCAAGCGTCAGGGCCTCTGGAAGGGACTGGCCGAGCTGTTCCCGTCGAACCCGGAGCCCGCCGACATCGAGGACCTCAAGGACCGCTACCTGGTCGTCGAGGCGCTCGAGACCGCGAAGTGCTTCGAGGAAGGCGTCATCGAGTCCGCAGCCGAGGCCAACATCGGCTCGATCATGGGCATCGGCTACCCGGCACTCACCGGCGGCACCGTGCAGTACATGCAGAACTTCGACCCGTCGACAGGCTCAGGGCAGGCAGCCCGGATCACGGAGCGTGGCCTGAAGGGCTTCGTTGCCCGCGCCCAGCAGCTCGCCGAGAAGTACGGCGACCGCTTCACCCCGACTCCCCGCCTGGTGGAGATGGCGGAGAAGGGCGAGTCCTTCCCCGCCTGAGGGACCCGGCTGCCCTCGTCGTACCCGATCGAGGCGGCGCAACGTTGCAGAGTCTTTGCAAGGTTGCGCCGCCTCGAGGCGATTTCACTGAAAATCCGCGCCGCCTCGGCATCGTTGGGACACTCGGGTGCATGGGAGTGGGGGCGCCGGAGGGTGGCGCAGGATCGGGGCGTGTCGACGTGCGCGGATTGTGCGTGCACTTCGGCGAGGTCGAGGCCGTCCATGAGCTGGACCTCACGGTCGGGCCGGGCCGGGCGACGGCGCTGCTCGGACGCAACGGAGCCGGGAAGTCGACCACGATGCGCGTGCTGGCCGGGGTGGTGCCACCGAGCGCCGGGACGGCCAGGGTTGCCGGGTTCGATGTCGGCGAGAACCTGTGGGAGGTCAAACGACGGGTCGGCTACTGCCCCGACGTGGGCGGGCTGGTGCCGCGCGCCACTCCCTGGGAGCACCTCCAGCTCGCGGCCGCGCTCCGGCGTCTGGACGACTGGGAGGACGGCGCGCGGCTGCTGCTCGAGCGCTTCGACCTGACCGACGCGGCCCACCGGGTCACGGCCGGCTTCAGCCACGGCATGGGACGCCGCCTCTCGGTGCTGCTCGCCTCCTTCCACCGCCCCGACGTGCTGCTGCTCGACGAGCCCTTCGACGGCGTGGACCCGCTGGGCGTCGAGGCCACCCAGGAGGTCATCGCGGACGCGTGCGCGCGCGGCGCCGCCGTACTCGTCTCGACCCATCTGCGCGAGCTCGCGATGGGCGTGTGCGAGCAGGCTCTGGTGCTTCGCGGCGGAGCGAGCGTGGCCGCGCTGCCCGCCGCCAGCCTGCTCGGGGAGGGTGGCGCCGGTGCCTACCGCGCCCTCCTCGGCTGAGCTCCGTACGGCCGTCCCGGACCTGGCGGTGCTGCTGCGCTTCCGGTCGGCCACGCTGAGCTCGTCCGGTCGGCGTCGGCTGCTGGCGGCCCTCGCCGTCGTCGGCCTGCTCACGGTCGGGCTGGTCGCGGGCGCGGCCTGGCTGCCCGGGACCGGCGACCGTCCTCATGCCGGCGCGTTGATGGCGCTGCTGCCGTCGGCGATGGTCGGCTTCCTGCTGCTCACCGTGGTCTCCGCGGTGGCCTCGGGCGGGGGCCGCGAGGTGGTGCCGCGGGACCAGGCCGTGGCCTTCCCCGTGTCGGCCACCACGGAGCATCTCGGTGCGCTGCTGATGGCGCCGCTGAACATCGCGTGGCTGCTGCAGTCATGGGCCCTGCTGGGCACAGCGGCGTACGCGGTCGGCCCCCACC includes:
- a CDS encoding CaiB/BaiF CoA transferase family protein, with protein sequence MSLQLGQGTGPLRGIRVVELAGIGPGPHACMILADLGADVIRIDRPTGASIGGGTSDILNRGRPSVALDLKDPRAIETVLRLVEDADVLVEGMRPGVTERLGLGPEDCRARNPRLVYGRMTGWGQSGPWSQMAGHDMNYISIAGALHGLGQDKARPHFPMNLVGDFGGGSTYLVIGLLAALLEARVSGTGQVVDAAIVDGTAHLNAMGAAFLSSGLQGEGRVSGLLDGGTPYYDLYETADGEHVSVGALEPQFYAELLDRLGIADEAPDRYDPANFPALRKLLTDTFRQRTRAEWAAVFDGSDACVAPVLPLREAFDHPHNVAREVFVERDGLTQPAPAPRFSRTAATLSTGPAVAGQHTRDALTAWGVDDVDTLIAEGVAVQAT
- a CDS encoding 3-hydroxyacyl-CoA dehydrogenase NAD-binding domain-containing protein, translated to MTETATPQGTTSADSTAVRYDRGEDGIVVLTLDDPTAGANTMNDLYKDSMHAAVDRLYAEADSVTGVVITSAKKTFFAGGNLKNMLKAGPEDAQSVFEMAEGIKADLRRLETFEKPVVAAINGAALGGGLEICLACNHRIVVDDPKVDLGLPEVTLGLLPGGGGVTRVVRMLGIQSGLMDVLLTGTRFKPAAAKEKGLVDELVATREELVPAAKDWIEAHKDDADAAKNPWDREKYKMPGGSPSSPALAGFLPAFPSMLRQQTKGALYPAPRAILATAIEGAQVDFDTASRIESRYLAGLITGSNSKNMIQAFFFDLSAINSGARRPKDVEKFTATKVGVLGAGMMGAGIAYSCARAGMEVVLKDVQQEAAEKGKAYSEKILAKAVERGKMDEQKSAEILDRITPTTEPNDLKGCDLVIEAVFEDPSLKHKVFAEIQDVVNADALLCSNTSTLPITGLAEGVSRPEDFIGLHFFSPVDKMPLVEIIRGEKTSDKAVAHAVDVVLAMRKTPIVVNDSRGFYTSRVIGTMVNEGLAMLGEGVHPMSVERAATQAGYPVGTLQLSDELNMELMAKIAKATREAEGDAYVEHPGTNVVDTMIEAGRPGRLRGAGFYEYDENGKRQGLWKGLAELFPSNPEPADIEDLKDRYLVVEALETAKCFEEGVIESAAEANIGSIMGIGYPALTGGTVQYMQNFDPSTGSGQAARITERGLKGFVARAQQLAEKYGDRFTPTPRLVEMAEKGESFPA
- a CDS encoding ABC transporter ATP-binding protein; this encodes MGVGAPEGGAGSGRVDVRGLCVHFGEVEAVHELDLTVGPGRATALLGRNGAGKSTTMRVLAGVVPPSAGTARVAGFDVGENLWEVKRRVGYCPDVGGLVPRATPWEHLQLAAALRRLDDWEDGARLLLERFDLTDAAHRVTAGFSHGMGRRLSVLLASFHRPDVLLLDEPFDGVDPLGVEATQEVIADACARGAAVLVSTHLRELAMGVCEQALVLRGGASVAALPAASLLGEGGAGAYRALLG
- a CDS encoding acetyl-CoA C-acetyltransferase, which codes for MSQEAFVYDAIRTPRGKGKKNGSLHEVKPVDLVIGLLDEIKERNPSLDVNRVDDVVLGVVSPIGDQGGDIAKTAALAAGYPETVAGVQLNRFCASGLEAVNQAASRVRGGFEDLILAGGVESMSRVAMGSDGGSWASDPATAFAASFVPQGIGADLIATLEGWSREDVDTFAVESNHRAAKAWADGRFARSVIPVKDRNGVTVLDHDEFIKPESTVEGMARLKPSFAGIGAQAGFDDVALEKYHWVERIDHVHHAGNSSGIVDGASLVAIGNEQVGTDLGLTPRARIVSAAVSGSDPTIMLTGPAPAARKALARAGLKVDDIDLFEINEAFAAVAMRFMRDMGIDDSITNVNGGSIAMGHPLGATGAMILGTLVDELERRDLKRGLATLCVGGGMGIATIVERV